Proteins found in one Chrysiogenes arsenatis DSM 11915 genomic segment:
- the rplQ gene encoding 50S ribosomal protein L17: MRHNNAHVRLGRNSTQRKALLRALASSLIVSGKIETTLTKAKALRPVVEKLITLGKRGDLHARRLVLAKVPNKDVVNTLFSDVAPRFAERNGGYTRIFKTGNRKGDNAPMAIIELVEASTPSAPEAAAE; this comes from the coding sequence ATGCGTCATAATAATGCTCATGTCCGGCTTGGTCGCAACAGCACACAACGTAAAGCGTTGCTTCGTGCTCTTGCTTCAAGCTTGATTGTAAGCGGAAAGATTGAAACCACTTTGACCAAAGCTAAGGCTCTGCGCCCTGTGGTGGAGAAGCTGATTACACTTGGCAAGCGTGGCGACTTGCATGCACGTCGCTTGGTGCTCGCAAAAGTTCCGAATAAAGATGTTGTCAATACCCTTTTTTCTGACGTTGCGCCCCGTTTTGCAGAGCGTAACGGTGGGTATACGAGAATATTTAAAACGGGGAACCGCAAGGGCGATAACGCACCTATGGCTATCATCGAGCTCGTAGAAGCGTCTACACCATCAGCTCCTGAGGCTGCTGCTGAGTAA
- the serA gene encoding phosphoglycerate dehydrogenase: MYRILVSDDIADEGIALLENDPEIHVDVQTKLSRDELYAVVGEYDALITRSMTTVDEELLRHVTARMRVIGRAGVGLDNVDVEAASKKGIVVLNTPTGNTLAATEHTLAMMLAACRMLPRAHNSLVGGKWDRKSFVGFELSKKKIGIVGLGRIGSQVAKRARGFDMDIFAFDPYIRKEKAEALGVKLLGSLEELLSAVDVLTLHTPKTPETIGMIGAAELALLKKGSIVVNVARGGLIDEDALYEACKMNHIRAAAIDVFEKEPAVGHKLFELPNVVVTPHLGANTDVSQINVAVMVAEQVVNVLKGNDYEGAVNIPAVLTKLDVEFRIYFELAERMGKILGSLVVDAIESCTCVYRGALFEKDFGPRSFDVPLNLLPFSVAALKGILEPKLEVGVSYIAAPYVMRERGIAIEESKIRASRDYNHSMEIIVKTETVTLSIAGTVYENNMARVVRIDQYEVDFEPVPPMVLFKNVDKNGVIGEVASMLGRAKINISNFSLNRDAQAALALGVLNTDQLVSADIVQSLHTIDGILSATVIGA; the protein is encoded by the coding sequence ATGTATCGTATATTGGTCTCAGACGACATTGCTGATGAAGGGATTGCCCTTCTCGAAAATGACCCAGAAATTCACGTTGATGTCCAAACGAAATTAAGTCGTGATGAACTGTATGCCGTGGTTGGTGAGTATGATGCGTTGATTACCCGCAGCATGACAACGGTAGATGAAGAGCTTTTGCGTCATGTTACCGCTCGCATGCGGGTAATCGGCAGAGCTGGTGTTGGTCTTGACAATGTCGATGTTGAAGCCGCTTCAAAAAAAGGCATTGTGGTGTTAAATACCCCAACGGGAAATACATTAGCTGCCACTGAACATACTCTGGCGATGATGCTGGCTGCGTGTCGTATGTTGCCCCGAGCGCATAATTCGCTCGTAGGTGGTAAGTGGGATCGCAAGAGCTTTGTCGGTTTTGAGCTTTCTAAGAAAAAGATCGGCATTGTCGGGCTCGGTCGCATTGGTTCACAAGTTGCCAAACGAGCTCGTGGTTTCGATATGGATATATTTGCTTTTGATCCATATATTCGCAAAGAAAAAGCTGAAGCGCTTGGGGTAAAACTACTCGGATCGCTTGAAGAGCTTTTGAGTGCTGTTGATGTCCTCACGCTGCATACACCGAAAACTCCAGAAACGATTGGCATGATCGGTGCTGCTGAATTGGCACTGCTGAAAAAAGGGTCAATTGTCGTCAACGTGGCTCGTGGCGGGTTGATAGACGAGGACGCTTTATATGAAGCGTGCAAGATGAATCATATTCGCGCTGCGGCTATTGATGTTTTCGAGAAAGAGCCTGCCGTTGGGCATAAACTCTTTGAGCTTCCTAATGTGGTTGTAACACCGCATTTAGGGGCAAATACTGATGTGAGTCAGATAAACGTCGCTGTCATGGTGGCAGAGCAAGTGGTCAACGTGTTGAAAGGAAACGATTACGAAGGTGCAGTAAATATTCCTGCGGTGTTGACCAAACTTGACGTAGAGTTTCGCATCTATTTTGAGCTTGCTGAACGTATGGGAAAGATATTGGGCAGCCTTGTAGTGGATGCTATTGAAAGCTGTACGTGTGTCTACCGTGGGGCTCTCTTTGAAAAAGACTTTGGGCCACGATCTTTTGATGTGCCGCTGAATCTTTTGCCTTTTAGTGTGGCTGCTTTGAAAGGGATACTTGAGCCGAAACTTGAAGTCGGGGTGAGTTATATCGCCGCTCCATATGTGATGCGTGAACGTGGTATCGCTATTGAAGAGAGCAAAATACGTGCCTCGCGCGACTACAACCATTCAATGGAAATTATCGTCAAAACCGAAACCGTCACACTTTCCATAGCCGGTACCGTGTATGAAAACAATATGGCGCGTGTGGTGCGAATTGATCAATATGAAGTCGATTTTGAGCCTGTTCCGCCGATGGTGCTATTTAAAAATGTTGATAAGAATGGTGTTATTGGAGAAGTTGCGTCAATGCTGGGACGCGCAAAAATCAACATTTCAAACTTCAGTCTGAATCGTGATGCTCAGGCCGCGCTAGCGTTGGGAGTTTTAAATACTGATCAACTTGTTTCGGCAGATATCGTTCAATCGTTGCACACTATTGATGGAATTCTAAGCGCTACGGTGATTGGCGCTTAA